The Pyrus communis chromosome 9, drPyrComm1.1, whole genome shotgun sequence genome has a segment encoding these proteins:
- the LOC137744201 gene encoding probable lysophospholipase BODYGUARD 4 produces MPPQIFSAKWRNPTITLVSALNFIVFLVFDFLDTFLCVVYRCIDELFEGQEASSCYCTDKEEQQARRNGDGEEDEELSLSETLYERKNVFRKMGFLGFAKKWRKSKSENPGKVKNLKNRWSDCGCQSCVSWTNDAAQKLHFVIGEPETSSQALTDEDCRGKPPENVIFVHGFLCSSSFWTETVFPNLSEDGKRNYRLFAVDLLGFGRSPKPRDCFYTLKDHLEMIEKSVICPFQLNSFHLVAHSMGCLIAIALAAKHPELVKSVTLVAPPYFPSKDGDSLRVLEKIAARKLWPPFVFGMSLMSWYEHLGRCVCFLVCRHHRTWETIAKLLTRRRDLHFMTVDFTRHTHHSAWHTMHNVICGGAKLMEGYLQVLSKAGVKVCVIHGDRDKVVPMECSNNIQMAAPDAEVNIVKNTNHNSVIFGRKRDFTRHVEHIWESNSGRLMYDKCS; encoded by the exons ATGCCGCCTCAAATTTTCTCAGCAAAATGGAGAAATCCGACGATAACCCTCGTATCTGCCTTGAACTTCATCGTCTTCCTCGTCTTCGACTTTCTCGACACCTTTCTCTGCGTCGTTTACAGATGCATTGATGAGTTGTTCGAAGGGCAGGAGGCCTCCAGCTGTTACTGCACAGACAAGGAAGAACAGCAGGCGAGGAGGAATGGCGatggagaagaagatgaggagctTTCGCTTTCAGAGACATTGTACGAGAGGAAAAACGTTTTTAGGAAAATGGGGTTTCTTGGATTTGCGAAAAAATGGAGGAAAAGTAAAAGTGAAAATCCAGGAAAggtaaaaaatctgaaaaatagGTGGTCGGACTGTGGATGTCAGTCTTGTGTTTCATGGACCAATGATGCTGCCCAGAAGCTTCACTTTGTCATTGGGGAGCCTGAGACTTCTTCACAag CCCTCACTGATGAGGATTGCAGAGGAAAGCCACCGGAGAATGTGATATTCGTGCACGGGTTTCTTTGTTCTTCCTCGTTTTGGACAGAAACCGTCTTCCCGAATCTTTCAGAAGATGGGAAACGTAATTACAGATTGTTCGCCGTAGACCTGTTGGGATTTGGAAGAAGCCCAAAGCCAAGGGACTGTTTCTATACTTTGAAGGATCATTTGGAAATGATTGAGAAATCTGTGATTTGTCCATTCCAGTTGAACTCCTTCCATTTGGTTGCACACTCCATGGGTTGTTTAATAGCAATTGCTTTAGCTGCAAAGCACCCCGAATTAGTAAAATCGGTCACTCTTGTAGCACCT CCTTACTTCCCTTCCAAAGATGGAGATAGCTTAAGAGTACTTGAAAAAATAGCTGCAAGGAAACTATGGCCACCGTTCGTGTTTGGAATGTCATTAATGTCATGGTATGAACACCTGGGTCGATGCGTCTGTTTTCTTGTATGCCGACACCACAGGACTTGGGAGACGATCGCAAAGCTACTTACCCGGAGAAG GGATCTTCATTTTATGACTGTGGACTTCACTAGGCACACCCACCATTCAGCTTGGCACACCATGCACAATGTGATATGTGGGGGAGCAAAGTTAATGGAAGGTTACTTGCAAGTTTTGAGCAAAGCTGGGGTTAAAGTTTGTGTTATCCATGGTGATAGAGACAAAGTTGTTCCCATGGAGTGCAGCAATAACATTCAGATGGCGGCTCCTGACGCAGAGGTTAACATTGTCAAAAATACTAATCACAATTCTGTGATCTTCGGTAGAAAGCGGGATTTTACTCGGCATGTAGAACATATTTGGGAATCGAACTCAGGACGTCTAATGTATGATAAATGCTCTTAA
- the LOC137745894 gene encoding PIGF/3-ketodihydrosphingosine reductase fusion protein, with translation MKQKKNKEMASKPSSKAISKAEALAVHLISGFGLAVAFWVAHNVHSITLTSHPSHTLCLIWVFECPAVILLYSRYRKDHEQCSYFKAVGRGLLGLPAGALINALGAIVLGAPAGIQYLPKTINWSLVMSLFTIVPAASVFGSSWTDWQRIFAFTKPIEPVDYMICLPAHGAIIGAWFGAFPMPLDWERPWQEWPICVSYGAIVGYLVGIVASLGFILVRQHVKGD, from the exons atgaagcagaagaagaacaaagagaTGGCCTCTAAACCCTCCTCGAAAGCAATATCCAAGGCCGAGGCACTGGCGGTCCACTTGATTTCTGGCTTCGGATTGGCGGTAGCTTTCTGGGTGGCCCACAATGTCCACTCCATCACCCTCACCTCCCATCCCTCTCATACTCTCTGTTTGATCTGG GTTTTCGAATGCCCAGCTGTGATTCTTCTTTACAGCCGGTATAGGAAGGACCATGAACAGTGCTCT TACTTCAAAGCTGTAGGGCGTGGCCTGCTAGGACTTCCTGCTG GGGCTCTGATAAATGCTTTAGGAGCAATAGTGTTGGGCGCGCCTGCTGGCATCCA GTATCTACCAAAGACCATTAACTGGTCTCTCGTTATGTCATTGTTCACT ATTGTGCCTGCAGCTTCTGTTTTTGGTTCATCATGGACAGATTGGCAACGTATATTTGCATTTACAAA GCCTATTGAACCTGTGGATTATATGATTTGTCTACCAGCACATGGAGCTATTATTGGTGCTTGGTTTGGGGCTTTTCCAATGCCGCTTGACTGGGAACGTCCATGGCAG GAATGGCCTATTTGTGTGAGTTATGGAGCCATTGTTGGGTACCTGGTTGGCATCGTTGCATCATTGGGCTTTATACTTGTGCGGCAGCATGTCAAAGGAGACTAA
- the LOC137744911 gene encoding NADH--cytochrome b5 reductase 1 yields MDFLESLDPQILVGAAVAVVVIAAAAYLFSSKKPKVCLDPENFKDFKLVKRTQLSHNVAKFKFELPTPTAVLGLPIGQHISCRGKDGQGEEIIKPYTPTTLDSDVGYFELVIKMYPQGRMSHHFREMRVGDHLAVKGPKGRFKYQPGQVRAFGMLAGGSGITPMFQVARAILENPKDKTKVHLIYANVTYEDILLKEELDGLASNYPVRFKIYYVLNQPPEVWDGGVGFVSKEMIQEHLPAPAHDIQILRCGPPPMNKAMAVHLEALGYAPEMQFQF; encoded by the exons ATGGATTTCTTAGAGTCACTGGATCCCCAGATCCTTGTGGGTGCAGCTGTGGCTGTTGTTGTTATTGCGGCTGCTGCTTATCTCTTCTCCTCCAAGAAGCCCAAag TTTGCTTAGATCCAGAGAATTTCAAGGACTTCAAACTTGTCAAGCGCACGCAGCTGAGCCACAATGTGGCAAAGTTTAAATTTGAACTTCCAACACCTACTGCAGTTTTAGGCCTTCCAATTGGACAGCACATAAGTTGCAG GGGCAAGGATGGGCAAGGAGAAGAGATTATCAAACCATATACCCCAACTACGTTGGATTCTGATGTTGGATATTTTGAATTGGTTATAAAG ATGTATCCTCAAGGAAGAATGTCACATCATTTCCGAGAGATGCGTGTTGGAGATCATCTTGCTGTCAAGGGACCGAAG GGGCGTTTCAAGTATCAACCTGGCCAAGTTAGAGCATTTGGGATGCTTGCTGGAGGGTCTGGAATCACTCCAATGTTCCAG GTTGCAAGGGCGATATTAGAAAACCCAAAAGACAAAACGAAGGTGCACTTGATCTATGCCAATGTGACATATGAGGACATTCTTTTAAAG GAAGAGTTGGATGGCCTTGCTAGTAACTACCCTGTTCGCTTCAAGATTTACTACGTCTTGAATCAG CCTCCGGAAGTATGGGATGGTGGTGTTGGCTTTGTCTCAAAGGAAATGATTCAAGAGCACTTGCCTGCCCCAGCGCATGATATTCAG ATTCTGAGATGTGGTCCACCCCCGATGAACAAGGCCATGGCTGTTCACCTTGAAGCACTTGGATATGCACCGGAGATGCAGTTCCAGTTCTGA
- the LOC137745229 gene encoding zinc finger protein VAR3, chloroplastic, with amino-acid sequence MLLHVQMGGASNRFFTILSTTTTTTSSSHPFHRFPSLLRLSRQYKPPLFPASLSSLSHRHSLPSRPSSSASSFPPSSSHHFHSHSPVSSAYPSSSADSAGFRASHPWREWSHLLNSLSAAGYNGVNGQDEFTAAVRDLPEDFMRAASVCLAFARQRAGLLRLLSRRDLEVVVENGTPFLFQNGDDSARRMRLFLGQGSTIALDIDKAQTIDLMRFILSYASNPVFSSERNNLYNREIVESSVRTLLSEMAKLCYSAPDSNSIGSMQSRSSDNFGESARPFEKTIEMKRGDWICQRCNFMNFARNMKCLECEETRPKRELTGKEWECPQCDFFNYGRNMVCLRCDCKRPGEVSRGSTNDGLDMGYVNMGDKNTADIDSRLAANEEKAQRWFSKISQLDSTSDMSSAVSDEDFPEIMPLRKGVNRFVVSTRKTPLERRLANAQYQRNVDNEGNYQGKDLQPGSVNTSLGRTPNRTLDEILGRVNTSTNPRQNVGTDTPSSISSSVSSEYGQPRRGGGNFNYSQLVPLPADTFAKKPENSSVEESMQLSEKPTEQAGSKDEERDQAEKSERWFKRVAELHDVTDLASAISDEDFPEIMPMRKGENRFVVSKKKDRSLTTPAYKRRTATEQANNGNYVPFVPFPPDYFAKKKNQQTDLTNKIADETTSTTMPDNSSDSLLDARPHVQQVKNQQSNVPSWNSENSGQNQFRDSAPNFASSSSYGMDRLNIGSSGKEKSNQTTSSTGNSPQQSNDQNIRQGWSGKSLEGSAVKEPDPLDMSEEAKAERWFKRVAQIKDISELSQIPDEDFPSIMPMRKGVNRFVVSKRKTPLERRLTSPQYRKNLPIVSSDPAKERDSD; translated from the exons ATGCTCCTCCACGTCCAAATGGGTGGCGCCAGCAATCGCTTCTTCACCAtcctctccaccaccaccaccaccaccagcagCAGCCACCCTTTCCACCGCTTCCCTTCTCTCCTCCGCCTCTCTCGCCAATACAAACCCCCACTCTTCCCTGCCTCCCTCTCTTCCCTTTCCCACCGTCACTCCCTCCCTTCCCGcccctcctcctccgcctcaTCTTTCCCTCCCAGTTCCTCTCACCATTTCCATTCCCACTCCCCCGTTTCCTCCGCCTACCCTTCTTCTTCCGCCGACTCCGCCGGTTTCCGAGCCTCGCACCCCTGGCGCGAGTGGTCCCACCTCCTTAACTCTCTCTCCGCCGCCGGATACAACGGAGTCAACGGCCAAGATGAGTTCACAGCTGCGGTCCGGGATTTGCCCGAGGACTTTATGCGTGCTGCCAGTGTTTGCTTGGCGTTTGCTAGGCAAAGAGCTGGCCTTTTGAG GTTGCTTTCGAGGCGAGATTTAGAGGTTGTGGTGGAGAATGGGACGCCATTTCTGTTCCAGAATGGCGATGATTCGGCGAGGCGAATGAGATTGTTTCTCGGCCAAGGCAGTACCATC GCCTTGGACATTGATAAAGCACAAACGATTGATTTGATGAGATTTATATTGAGTTATGCTAGCAATCCTGTTTTTTCTTCAGAGAGAAACAATCTCTATAATAGAGAAATTGTTGAATCTTCTGTCCGTACTCTGTTGAGTGAAATGGCCAAGCTCTGTTATAGTGCTCCAGATTCGAACTCTATTGGGTCAATGCAGAGTCGATCCTCTGATAACTTTGGAGAATCTGCTAGGCCTTTTGAAAAAACTATTGAAATGAAAAGAGGTGATTGGATTTGCCAGAG GTGTAATTTCATGAACTTTGCAAGAAACATGAAATGCCTTGAGTGCGAGGAGACACGGCCAAAGAGGGAGCTGACTGGCAAGGAGTGGGAGTGTCCTCA ATGTGATTTTTTTAACTATGGGAGAAACATGGTGTGTTTGAGGTGTGATTGCAAGCGCCCTGGAGAGGTCTCACGTGGTTCCACTAATGATGGTTTAGATATGGGATATGTAAATATGGGTGATAAAAATACGGCTGATATCGATAGCAGGCTGGCTGCTAATGAAGAGAAGGCACAGCGGTGGTTTAGTAAGATTTCGCAGCTAGACAGTACTTCAGACATGAGTAGCGCTGTATCTGATGAAGATTTTCCTGAAATAATGCCATTGAGAAAAGGAGTAAACAGATTTGTTGTGAGCACAAGAAAGACTCCGTTAGAGAGGAGGCTGGCCAATGCTCAATACCAAAGAAACGTGGATAATGAGGGTAATTACCAAGGCAAGGATCTTCAACCTGGGAGTGTGAATACGTCACTTGGTCGTACACCCAACAGGACTTTAGATGAAATTCTCGGCCGTGTTAATACAAGTACGAATCCCAGACAAAATGTTGGAACTGATACTCCCTCTTCTATATCAAGCTCAGTTTCCTCGGAATATGGACAACCTAGAAGGGGAGGGGGAAATTTCAATTATTCCCAACTTGTGCCATTACCCGCTGATACGTTTGCCAAGAAACCTGAGAATTCGAGTGTGGAGGAGAGTATGCAGCTGTCTGAGAAGCCTACGGAACAGGCTGGGAGCAAGGATGAAGAAAGAGACCAAGCTGAAAAATCTGAGAGATGGTTTAAGAGGGTTGCAGAGTTGCACGATGTTACTGATCTTGCAAGTGCAATTTCAGATGAGGACTTTCCTGAAATTATGCCGATGCGTAAAGGAGAGAATCGATTTGTTGTCAGCAAAAAGAAAGATCGGTCTTTGACTACTCCGGCATACAAGAGACGTACAGCTACTGAACAAGCTAACAATGGCAATTATGTTCCCTTCGTCCCATTCCCACCCGACTACTTTGCTAAAAAAAAGAACCAGCAGACAGATTTGACTAACAAGATTGCTGATGAAACAACTTCAACTACGATGCCAGATAACTCTTCAGACAGTTTGCTTGATGCTAGACCTCACGTGCAACAGGTGAAAAATCAGCAAAGCAATGTGCCAAGCTGGAATTCAGAAAATTCGGGACAAAACCAGTTCAGGGATTCTGCCCCAAATTTTGCTAGTTCTAGCTCATACGGCATGGATAGATTGAACATTGGATCTTCCGGGAAAGAGAAGTCTAACCAGACAACAAGTTCAACAGGAAATTCACCGCAGCAGTCCAATGATCAGAACATTAGACAGGGCTGGAGTGGGAAAAGCTTGGAGGGGTCAGCAGTGAAGGAACCAGATCCTTTAGACATGTCAGAGGAGGCGAAGGCAGAGAGATGGTTCAAGCGCGTTGCGCAGATAAAAGACATCTCAGAGCTGAGTCAGATTCCCGATGAAGATTTCCCGTCAATAATGCCAATGCGTAAAGGGGTGAATAGGTTTGTTGTCAGCAAGCGGAAAACGCCGTTGGAGAGGAGGTTGACATCTCCACAATACAGAAAAAATCTTCCTATTGTAAGCTCTGATCCAGCAAAGGAAAGAGACAGTGACTGA